From the Arthrobacter sp. PM3 genome, one window contains:
- the gcvP gene encoding aminomethyl-transferring glycine dehydrogenase produces the protein MEFLLTIHSLTSNFADRHIGARRQSDVDTMLKAVGYDTVDALVDTAVPKDIRQDSDLALAAALSEVEVLAELRKLAAKNKTAVQMIGQGYYDTVTPAVIRRNILEAPAWYTAYTPYQPEISQGRLEALLNFQTMVQDLTALPVANASLLDEATAVAEAVLMMRRANKDKTAHDGKTVLDADCLPQTIAIVKGRAEALGFEVEVADLSKGLPEGVINGIVLQQPGVSGRVWDQSAVIAEAKERGALVTVAADLLALTLITPPGEQGADIAVGSTQRFGVPLFFGGPHAAYMAVREGMERTLPGRIVGVSKDNAGVPAYRLALQTREQHIRREKATSNICTAQALLAIVSSFYAVYHGPDGLKAIAETVHNNARALAATLKIVGRELVSDSFFDTLTVRVPGKAAKVIAAADARGINLRLIDADTVGVSVDETTTPEVLSAVVVAFGAGPVVEAKGFELPGTVLRTSDYLQHPVFNTHRSETQLLRYIRRLSDRDLALDRTMIPLGSCTMKLNATAEMEAISWPEFASIHPFAPDSQTAGWRELISGLEADLAEITGYDQVSIQPNAGSQGELAGLLAIRGYHLSRGDAQRNVCLIPASAHGTNAASAVLAGMKVVVVATASDGTIDHADLTAKIEANKDVLSAIMITYPSTHGVYDADVREVCDAVHAAGGQVYVDGANLNALVGLAQPGKFGGDVSHLNLHKTFCIPHGGGGPGVGPVAAKAHLAPFMPGDANKAAHKAGADEPGTGVAISASRYGSAGVLPISWAYVKLMGGRGLTEATKSALLAANYIAARLDEHFPVLYTGEGGLVAHECILDLRELTARTGVTAEDVAKRLIDFGFHAPTLSFPVAGTLMVEPTESEDLGEIDRFITAMIAIRAEIDQVAAGDFTVENSPLRNAPHTAAAVISTDWAREYPREQAAFPVHTLRQDKYFPPVGRIDGAAGDRNLVCSCPPLSEFEN, from the coding sequence TTGGAGTTCCTCTTGACGATTCATTCTCTTACATCCAATTTTGCCGACCGGCACATCGGCGCCCGCCGCCAGTCCGACGTCGACACCATGCTCAAAGCCGTCGGCTACGACACCGTCGACGCGCTGGTGGACACCGCCGTCCCGAAGGACATCCGCCAGGACTCCGACCTCGCGCTCGCCGCGGCCCTCAGTGAGGTTGAGGTCCTCGCCGAGCTGCGCAAGCTGGCGGCGAAGAACAAGACGGCCGTGCAGATGATCGGGCAGGGCTATTACGACACCGTGACCCCGGCGGTGATCCGCCGCAACATCCTCGAGGCCCCGGCCTGGTACACCGCCTACACCCCCTACCAGCCGGAGATTTCCCAGGGACGGCTCGAGGCGCTGCTGAACTTCCAGACCATGGTCCAGGACCTCACCGCGCTCCCGGTCGCCAATGCCTCCCTCCTTGACGAGGCCACCGCCGTGGCCGAGGCCGTGCTGATGATGCGCCGCGCGAACAAGGACAAGACGGCCCATGACGGCAAGACCGTCCTGGACGCCGACTGCCTGCCGCAGACCATCGCGATCGTCAAGGGCCGCGCCGAGGCGCTGGGCTTCGAGGTCGAGGTCGCGGATCTTTCCAAGGGCCTGCCCGAGGGCGTCATCAACGGCATCGTGCTGCAGCAGCCCGGCGTCTCCGGCCGGGTGTGGGACCAGTCCGCGGTGATCGCCGAGGCGAAGGAACGCGGCGCCCTCGTCACCGTCGCCGCCGACCTCCTGGCTCTCACGCTCATCACCCCTCCGGGTGAGCAGGGCGCGGACATCGCCGTCGGCTCCACGCAGCGCTTCGGCGTGCCGCTGTTCTTCGGCGGCCCGCACGCCGCGTACATGGCGGTGCGCGAGGGCATGGAACGCACCCTCCCCGGCCGCATTGTCGGCGTCTCCAAGGACAACGCCGGCGTCCCGGCCTACCGCCTGGCGCTGCAGACCCGCGAGCAGCACATCCGCCGCGAGAAGGCCACGTCCAACATCTGCACCGCGCAGGCCCTGCTGGCAATCGTGTCCTCGTTCTACGCCGTCTACCACGGCCCCGACGGGCTGAAGGCGATCGCCGAGACCGTCCACAACAATGCCCGCGCCCTCGCCGCCACGCTGAAGATCGTCGGCCGCGAACTGGTGAGCGACTCCTTCTTCGACACCCTCACGGTCCGCGTGCCGGGCAAGGCCGCCAAGGTCATCGCCGCCGCCGACGCCCGCGGCATCAACCTGCGGCTCATCGACGCGGACACAGTCGGCGTGTCAGTCGATGAAACCACGACGCCGGAGGTCCTCTCCGCGGTGGTCGTCGCCTTTGGAGCCGGTCCGGTCGTGGAAGCCAAGGGCTTCGAGCTGCCCGGGACGGTGCTGCGCACGTCCGACTACCTGCAGCACCCGGTGTTCAACACGCACCGCTCCGAGACGCAGCTGCTGCGCTACATCCGCCGCCTCTCGGACCGTGACCTGGCCCTGGACCGGACCATGATCCCGCTGGGCTCGTGCACGATGAAGCTGAACGCCACGGCCGAGATGGAAGCCATTTCCTGGCCGGAGTTCGCCTCCATCCACCCGTTCGCCCCGGACTCGCAGACGGCGGGCTGGCGGGAACTGATCAGCGGCCTGGAAGCTGACCTCGCCGAAATCACGGGCTATGACCAGGTCTCCATCCAGCCCAACGCCGGCTCCCAGGGTGAACTCGCCGGCCTGCTGGCCATCCGCGGCTACCACCTCTCCCGCGGCGACGCGCAGCGCAACGTCTGCCTGATCCCGGCCTCGGCGCACGGCACCAACGCCGCCTCGGCCGTGCTGGCCGGCATGAAGGTCGTGGTCGTGGCCACCGCCTCGGACGGCACGATCGACCACGCGGACCTGACCGCGAAGATCGAAGCCAACAAGGACGTCCTGTCGGCAATCATGATCACCTACCCGTCCACCCACGGGGTGTACGACGCCGACGTCCGCGAGGTGTGCGACGCGGTCCATGCCGCCGGCGGGCAGGTCTACGTCGACGGCGCCAACCTCAACGCCCTCGTGGGCCTGGCCCAGCCGGGCAAGTTTGGCGGCGACGTCTCGCACCTGAACCTGCACAAGACCTTCTGCATCCCGCACGGCGGCGGCGGACCCGGCGTCGGCCCGGTCGCGGCCAAGGCCCACCTGGCCCCGTTCATGCCGGGGGACGCCAACAAGGCCGCGCACAAGGCTGGCGCTGACGAACCGGGAACCGGTGTTGCGATCTCCGCTTCACGTTACGGCTCCGCGGGTGTTCTGCCGATCTCCTGGGCGTACGTGAAGCTCATGGGCGGTCGGGGCCTGACCGAGGCGACCAAGTCCGCCCTGCTCGCGGCGAATTACATTGCCGCACGATTGGACGAGCACTTCCCGGTGCTCTACACCGGCGAGGGCGGGCTGGTGGCGCACGAGTGCATCCTGGACCTGCGCGAGCTCACCGCCAGGACCGGCGTGACCGCCGAGGACGTGGCCAAGCGCCTCATCGACTTCGGCTTCCACGCCCCCACGCTGTCGTTCCCGGTGGCCGGCACCCTCATGGTGGAGCCCACCGAGTCCGAGGACCTGGGCGAGATCGACCGCTTCATCACGGCCATGATCGCCATCCGGGCCGAGATCGACCAGGTCGCCGCCGGCGACTTCACCGTGGAGAACAGCCCGCTGCGCAACGCACCCCACACGGCGGCCGCCGTGATCAGCACCGACTGGGCCCGCGAGTACCCGCGCGAGCAGGCCGCCTTCCCCGTCCACACGCTCAGGCAGGACAAGTACTTCCCGCCGGTCGGCCGAATCGACGGCGCCGCCGGTGACCGGAATCTCGTGTGCTCCTGCCCCCCGCTGTCCGAATTTGAAAACTAA
- a CDS encoding DUF6504 family protein has protein sequence MGTFSESVEVACTPSGQPLRLHWAGRNYTVCAEPVRWYERRQWWTEESRAPLGSGPGLVDHEIWRVQVRAAGDHAAEPTLTLDLSRHVGSGRWRLLKIHDALRPLRKPESA, from the coding sequence GTGGGGACGTTCAGCGAGTCCGTGGAGGTCGCCTGCACGCCCTCCGGGCAGCCCCTGCGCCTCCACTGGGCCGGCCGGAACTACACGGTCTGCGCGGAACCCGTCCGTTGGTATGAGCGCCGCCAGTGGTGGACGGAGGAAAGCCGTGCCCCGCTCGGGAGCGGACCGGGCCTGGTGGACCACGAGATCTGGCGGGTCCAGGTGCGTGCCGCCGGGGACCACGCGGCGGAGCCCACCCTCACCCTGGACCTGAGCCGGCATGTCGGCAGCGGCCGGTGGCGGCTCCTGAAAATCCACGACGCCCTGCGCCCCCTCCGGAAGCCCGAATCGGCATGA
- a CDS encoding DinB family protein has product MSPFASMDPATFTADLRTQFDAFLDEHRAALHDCLDGLTEQEARASLVPSRTTLLGLVKHATFVEKVWFDEAITCRTRAEIGIPATPDESFVLAAGDTIGGIRAAYARACEDSRRRTDPLALDDLARGNRRGPLPLRWVYLHMLRELAQHCGHADILREQVLAARS; this is encoded by the coding sequence ATGAGCCCCTTCGCCAGCATGGATCCCGCCACTTTCACGGCCGATCTGCGGACCCAGTTCGATGCGTTCCTCGACGAGCACCGGGCGGCCCTGCACGACTGCTTGGACGGCCTGACGGAACAGGAGGCCCGGGCGTCGCTGGTGCCCTCACGGACCACCCTTCTGGGGCTGGTCAAGCACGCCACGTTCGTGGAGAAGGTCTGGTTCGACGAGGCCATCACGTGCCGGACCCGGGCCGAGATCGGGATCCCGGCCACCCCCGATGAGTCGTTCGTCCTTGCGGCCGGCGACACGATCGGGGGCATCCGGGCCGCGTACGCGCGGGCATGCGAGGATTCACGCCGCCGGACCGATCCCTTGGCCCTGGACGACCTCGCCAGGGGCAACAGGCGCGGCCCGCTGCCCCTGCGGTGGGTCTACCTGCACATGCTCCGTGAACTCGCCCAGCACTGCGGCCACGCCGACATCCTGCGCGAGCAGGTCCTCGCAGCGCGCAGCTAG
- a CDS encoding S-(hydroxymethyl)mycothiol dehydrogenase: MVHKVKGAVVRSKNAEVTLETILVPDPGPGEALVDILTCGVCHTDLHYKQGAISDDFPFLLGHEATGVVSAVGPDVTEVAPGDRVVLNWRAVCGECRACRRGEPQYCFNTHNATQKMTLEDGTELSPALGIGAFAEKTLVAAGQCTKVDPDADPAAVGLLGCGVMAGIGAAINTGNVKRGDSVAVIGCGGVGVAAVAGAALAGATTVIAVDIDAKKLRRAKDLGATHTVDSSAVDPVEAIRELTGGFGADVVIDAVGRPETYKQAFYARDLAGTVVLVGVPSPEMTLELPLLDVFGRGGSLKSSWYGDCLPSRDFPMLISLYRQGKLDLDAFVTERITIDQIEEAFGKMHAGAVLRSVVEL; encoded by the coding sequence ATGGTCCACAAAGTCAAAGGCGCCGTAGTCCGTTCCAAGAACGCCGAGGTCACCCTGGAGACCATCCTGGTGCCGGATCCGGGCCCCGGCGAGGCACTGGTGGACATCCTCACCTGCGGCGTCTGCCACACCGACCTGCACTACAAGCAGGGTGCCATCAGTGACGACTTCCCGTTCCTGCTCGGCCACGAGGCCACCGGCGTGGTCAGCGCCGTCGGACCGGACGTCACCGAGGTGGCACCCGGCGACCGCGTGGTGCTCAACTGGCGTGCGGTCTGCGGCGAATGCCGCGCCTGCCGCCGCGGTGAACCGCAGTACTGCTTCAATACCCACAACGCCACCCAGAAGATGACGCTGGAAGACGGCACGGAACTCTCGCCGGCGCTCGGCATCGGCGCGTTCGCCGAGAAGACCCTCGTCGCCGCCGGGCAATGCACCAAGGTGGACCCCGACGCCGACCCCGCCGCCGTCGGCCTGCTCGGCTGCGGCGTCATGGCCGGCATCGGCGCCGCCATCAACACCGGGAACGTCAAGCGCGGCGATTCCGTCGCCGTGATCGGCTGCGGCGGCGTGGGCGTGGCTGCCGTCGCCGGCGCCGCGCTCGCCGGCGCCACCACGGTGATCGCCGTCGACATCGATGCCAAGAAGCTCCGGCGCGCCAAGGACCTCGGCGCCACACACACCGTGGACTCCTCCGCCGTCGACCCCGTGGAGGCCATCCGCGAACTCACCGGCGGCTTCGGCGCCGACGTGGTGATCGACGCCGTCGGCCGTCCCGAAACGTACAAGCAGGCGTTCTACGCCCGCGACCTCGCCGGCACGGTGGTCCTGGTGGGGGTCCCCAGCCCCGAGATGACGCTGGAACTGCCCCTCCTGGACGTGTTCGGCCGTGGCGGCTCGCTCAAGTCCTCGTGGTACGGCGACTGCCTTCCCTCCCGCGACTTCCCCATGCTCATCAGCCTGTACCGCCAGGGCAAGCTGGACCTCGACGCCTTCGTGACGGAGCGGATCACGATCGACCAGATCGAAGAGGCTTTCGGCAAGATGCACGCCGGCGCCGTGCTGCGTTCGGTGGTCGAGCTGTGA
- a CDS encoding MBL fold metallo-hydrolase produces the protein MNGTAAGGIRIDRLVTSGTFSLDGGTWDVDNNVWIIGDETECVIIDPAHDPAAVAAAVHGRKVTAILLTHGHDDHIAAVGEVRQLVDAPVYLHRDDWMLWERVFPGTEPDHAIADGDTFPVAGAALTALHTPGHSPGSVCFHLPGGGAGVEGTVFSGDTLFQGGPGATGRSFSDFPTIIGSIRARLLPLPADTVVRTGHGDPTTIGAESPHLDEWIARGH, from the coding sequence GTGAACGGCACCGCGGCCGGAGGTATCCGGATCGACCGGCTGGTCACCTCGGGCACGTTCTCGCTCGACGGCGGCACCTGGGACGTCGACAACAACGTCTGGATCATCGGGGATGAGACCGAATGCGTCATCATCGACCCCGCCCATGATCCGGCGGCCGTGGCAGCGGCCGTCCATGGCCGGAAGGTCACTGCGATCCTGCTGACGCACGGGCACGACGACCACATCGCCGCCGTCGGCGAGGTCCGTCAGCTCGTGGACGCGCCCGTGTACCTGCACCGGGACGACTGGATGCTGTGGGAACGGGTATTCCCGGGCACCGAACCGGACCACGCCATCGCCGACGGCGACACCTTCCCGGTCGCCGGGGCCGCGCTCACGGCCCTGCACACGCCCGGCCACTCGCCGGGGTCCGTGTGCTTCCACCTTCCGGGCGGCGGCGCCGGGGTTGAAGGCACGGTCTTCAGCGGTGACACGCTATTCCAGGGCGGACCGGGAGCTACCGGCCGTTCCTTCAGCGACTTCCCCACCATCATCGGGTCCATCCGGGCCCGGCTCCTGCCGCTTCCGGCGGACACCGTAGTGCGGACCGGGCACGGGGATCCGACGACGATCGGCGCCGAATCCCCGCACCTTGACGAATGGATCGCGCGCGGGCACTAG
- a CDS encoding mycoredoxin, giving the protein MDFTPESGTITMFSTTWCGYCNRLKKQLDAQGIGYTEINIEEVEGTADLVEKLNGGNRTVPTVLFPDGTAATNPSAAEVKTRLAA; this is encoded by the coding sequence GTGGACTTCACCCCCGAATCCGGCACCATCACCATGTTTTCGACCACTTGGTGTGGCTACTGCAACCGGCTGAAGAAGCAGCTGGATGCGCAGGGCATCGGGTACACCGAGATCAACATCGAGGAAGTCGAAGGCACGGCCGATCTCGTGGAGAAGCTCAACGGAGGCAACCGCACCGTCCCCACCGTGCTGTTCCCGGACGGCACCGCGGCCACCAACCCCTCCGCAGCGGAGGTCAAGACCCGCCTCGCGGCCTGA
- the purU gene encoding formyltetrahydrofolate deformylase — protein MTAGTASAGSAAGDRPEAAGAEFVLTLDCRESPGIVHSVSKFLLDHGCNIIDIKQFGDRQEEHFFMRVHFSTGSAATVEELQRDFTPVAAEWDMNWRLERHGRKLRILVMVSKYSHCLNDLLFRARIGELPVEIVAVVSNHRDHEDLVTWHGIPFHHVPVRQETKPEAEAKLLDLVETYKVELVVLARYMQVFSDSLTARLAGKAINIHHSFLPSFKGAKPYHQAYDRGVKTVGATAHYVNSELDEGPIISQQVIEVDHTYTPADLVAVGRDAECKALTNAVRWHAEGRIILSGNRTVILR, from the coding sequence ATGACCGCCGGAACAGCATCGGCAGGCAGCGCTGCGGGGGATCGGCCGGAAGCGGCAGGCGCGGAGTTTGTGCTCACGCTCGACTGCCGCGAATCGCCCGGGATTGTGCACTCCGTCTCCAAGTTTCTCCTGGACCACGGCTGCAACATCATCGACATCAAGCAGTTCGGCGACCGGCAGGAGGAGCACTTCTTCATGCGGGTGCACTTCTCGACGGGCAGCGCCGCAACCGTTGAAGAGCTCCAGCGGGACTTCACACCCGTGGCCGCGGAATGGGACATGAACTGGCGCCTGGAACGTCACGGCCGCAAACTGCGGATCCTCGTCATGGTCTCCAAGTACAGCCATTGCCTCAATGATCTGCTCTTCCGGGCCCGGATCGGCGAACTCCCGGTCGAGATCGTCGCTGTGGTGTCCAACCACCGTGACCATGAGGATCTTGTCACCTGGCACGGGATCCCCTTCCACCATGTGCCCGTGCGCCAGGAAACCAAGCCGGAGGCGGAAGCCAAGCTGCTCGACCTGGTGGAAACCTACAAGGTTGAGCTGGTGGTCCTTGCCCGCTACATGCAGGTTTTCAGCGACAGCCTGACGGCCCGGCTGGCCGGCAAAGCCATCAACATCCATCATTCCTTCCTGCCGAGCTTCAAGGGCGCCAAACCGTACCATCAGGCGTACGACCGGGGTGTCAAGACAGTCGGTGCCACGGCGCACTACGTCAACTCGGAGCTGGACGAGGGACCCATCATTTCCCAGCAGGTGATAGAGGTGGACCACACCTACACCCCGGCCGATCTTGTAGCGGTCGGCAGGGATGCGGAGTGCAAGGCCCTGACGAACGCCGTCCGCTGGCACGCTGAAGGGCGAATCATCCTCTCCGGCAACCGGACCGTCATTCTTCGCTGA
- a CDS encoding chorismate mutase, which produces MHMSTNHGYDKDAEADKAQLAAVRVAVDEVDEQIVALIGRRERLIRIAGTLKADSAEVRAPGRVERVIEHVKATAEQKDIDPAIVEKTYRAMVEAFTALELEVYKAGN; this is translated from the coding sequence ATGCACATGTCCACAAATCACGGATACGACAAAGACGCCGAAGCCGACAAGGCACAACTCGCAGCAGTGCGGGTAGCCGTTGACGAGGTGGATGAGCAGATCGTGGCACTGATCGGGCGCCGGGAGCGACTGATCCGGATCGCCGGCACCCTGAAGGCGGACAGCGCCGAGGTCCGGGCGCCGGGCCGGGTGGAACGCGTGATCGAGCACGTCAAGGCAACGGCGGAGCAGAAGGACATCGATCCCGCCATCGTCGAGAAAACCTACCGCGCCATGGTGGAGGCGTTCACCGCGCTGGAGCTGGAAGTTTACAAAGCCGGCAACTGA
- the cycA gene encoding D-serine/D-alanine/glycine transporter: MTIQRPPSSEVEAPHLERQLSNRHIQLIAIGGAIGTGLFMGSGKTISAAGPSVIFVYMIIGFMLFFVMRAMGELLLSNLHYKSFSDFAADLLGPWAGFFTGWTYWFCWVITGIADVIAIAGYSQELWPGLPLWIPGLVTIAILLLLNLTTVKAFGETEFWFALIKIVAIVALIVVGLFMIFSGFSSAAGPASFSNLWSHGGFFPNEFMGFVAGFQIAVFAFVGIELVGTTAAEAKDPEKNLPKAINSIPVRVLLFYVGALIILMSVIPWTEFAAGHSPFIAMFSLAGLGAAATVVNLVVLTSAMSSANSGIYSTSRMVYGLAQEGDAPARFGNLSRRKVPQNALFLSCVLLLSGVVLMYAGENIGKAFEMVTTVSAVCFVFVWSIILASYLAFRRRRPGLHASSTFKMPGGVPMVWVVFAFFAFVLWTLTTQPDTLVALVVTPVWFIVLGVAWFVLRRRPVHLARYEAFKADLQAEQEAEAEIRAVQSK; the protein is encoded by the coding sequence ATGACGATTCAGCGACCACCTTCTTCTGAGGTTGAAGCTCCCCACCTTGAGCGGCAGCTCAGCAACCGGCACATCCAGCTGATCGCGATCGGCGGCGCCATTGGAACGGGCCTGTTCATGGGCTCGGGTAAGACTATCTCGGCAGCCGGACCCTCGGTCATTTTTGTCTACATGATCATCGGCTTCATGTTGTTCTTCGTCATGCGGGCCATGGGCGAGCTGCTCCTGTCCAACCTGCACTACAAATCCTTCAGTGACTTCGCCGCGGATCTGCTCGGTCCGTGGGCGGGATTCTTCACGGGCTGGACGTATTGGTTCTGTTGGGTGATCACCGGAATCGCGGATGTCATTGCCATCGCCGGGTATTCCCAGGAACTGTGGCCCGGCCTGCCCCTGTGGATCCCGGGCCTGGTCACCATCGCCATCCTCCTGCTGCTGAACCTCACCACAGTCAAGGCTTTCGGCGAAACCGAGTTCTGGTTCGCACTCATCAAGATCGTCGCGATCGTGGCACTGATCGTGGTGGGTCTGTTCATGATCTTCAGCGGGTTCAGCTCTGCGGCCGGACCGGCCTCCTTCAGCAACCTGTGGAGCCACGGGGGCTTCTTCCCGAACGAGTTTATGGGCTTCGTGGCCGGCTTCCAGATTGCCGTGTTCGCATTCGTCGGCATTGAGCTGGTGGGCACCACGGCGGCGGAGGCCAAGGATCCGGAGAAGAACCTCCCCAAGGCCATCAACTCCATTCCGGTACGTGTACTTCTCTTCTACGTCGGGGCCCTCATCATCCTGATGTCCGTTATCCCCTGGACCGAGTTCGCCGCCGGCCACAGCCCCTTCATCGCCATGTTCTCCCTGGCGGGCCTCGGCGCCGCCGCCACCGTGGTCAACCTGGTGGTCCTCACTTCGGCGATGTCTTCAGCCAACTCCGGCATCTACTCCACGTCCCGCATGGTCTACGGGCTCGCCCAGGAAGGCGACGCGCCGGCCCGCTTCGGCAACCTGTCCCGCCGCAAGGTCCCGCAGAACGCCCTCTTCCTCTCCTGCGTGCTCCTGCTCTCTGGAGTCGTCCTGATGTATGCGGGGGAGAACATCGGCAAGGCCTTCGAAATGGTCACCACGGTTTCTGCCGTCTGCTTTGTCTTCGTCTGGTCCATCATCCTGGCCAGCTACCTGGCCTTCCGCCGGCGCCGCCCCGGGCTGCATGCCTCGTCCACGTTCAAGATGCCCGGCGGCGTCCCGATGGTGTGGGTGGTCTTCGCGTTCTTCGCCTTCGTGCTGTGGACGCTGACCACCCAGCCGGACACGCTGGTGGCGCTCGTGGTGACGCCGGTCTGGTTCATCGTGCTCGGCGTGGCCTGGTTTGTCCTGCGCCGCCGTCCGGTCCACCTGGCCCGCTACGAGGCGTTCAAGGCGGACCTCCAGGCGGAGCAGGAAGCCGAGGCGGAGATCCGGGCGGTGCAGAGCAAATGA
- a CDS encoding SOS response-associated peptidase produces the protein MCGRYVMARAVGDLLAEFDAELEKEIVIPPSWNVAPTADVPILLERLIDGESPAKPVRQLHLARWGLVPSWAKDPGIGSKMINARSESVLEKPSFRKAVRTRRCAVPADGYYEWKAGEGRSKQPYYVHPADGGPIVFAGLYEWWKDPSKADGDPERWLLSTSILTCDSPPEGYAGGMLAELTALHDRVPLPMDRDTMQAWLDPHAGDAAALVDLVRAGAHDVAEGWKIDAVGTAVGNVKNDSPELIQPVGTLF, from the coding sequence ATGTGTGGACGCTACGTGATGGCCCGGGCCGTCGGAGACCTGCTGGCCGAGTTCGACGCCGAACTTGAAAAGGAGATCGTGATCCCGCCGTCCTGGAACGTGGCCCCGACAGCTGACGTGCCCATCCTGCTCGAACGCCTCATTGACGGCGAATCGCCGGCCAAGCCCGTGCGGCAGCTGCACCTGGCCCGCTGGGGGCTGGTGCCCTCCTGGGCCAAGGACCCGGGGATCGGGTCGAAGATGATCAACGCCCGCAGCGAGAGCGTGCTGGAGAAACCCTCGTTCCGCAAAGCCGTCCGGACCCGGCGCTGCGCGGTCCCCGCCGACGGCTACTACGAATGGAAAGCCGGCGAGGGCCGCAGCAAGCAGCCGTACTACGTGCACCCGGCCGACGGCGGCCCGATCGTGTTCGCCGGGCTGTACGAATGGTGGAAAGACCCGTCCAAAGCCGACGGCGACCCGGAACGCTGGCTGCTTTCGACCTCGATCCTCACCTGCGATTCGCCGCCGGAAGGGTATGCCGGCGGGATGCTCGCCGAACTGACCGCCCTGCACGACCGTGTCCCGTTGCCGATGGACCGCGACACCATGCAGGCCTGGCTGGACCCGCACGCCGGGGACGCCGCCGCCCTGGTGGACCTGGTCCGGGCGGGCGCGCACGATGTCGCCGAAGGCTGGAAGATCGACGCCGTGGGCACCGCTGTCGGCAACGTCAAGAACGACTCACCGGAACTCATCCAGCCGGTCGGGACTCTGTTCTGA
- a CDS encoding VOC family protein, whose translation MQPRVDLISLGVRSVEASRSFYADGLGWRIHREVPGEVVFIQANHGLILSLWDAARMQAEAGTSAPAGVPCITLSHNLASTAEVDWVMAEAEAAGATIVAAPKTQPWGGYTGYFADPDGFRWEVAYNPTWAVDDAGRVSL comes from the coding sequence ATGCAGCCACGAGTCGACTTGATTTCCTTGGGAGTCCGCAGCGTTGAGGCCTCCCGCAGCTTCTATGCGGACGGCCTCGGCTGGCGCATCCACCGCGAGGTTCCGGGCGAGGTGGTCTTCATCCAGGCCAATCACGGGCTCATCCTCTCGCTGTGGGACGCCGCCCGGATGCAAGCCGAGGCGGGCACCAGCGCCCCCGCCGGCGTCCCCTGCATCACGCTGAGCCACAACCTGGCCAGCACGGCCGAGGTGGACTGGGTGATGGCCGAGGCCGAGGCGGCCGGCGCCACCATTGTCGCGGCCCCGAAGACCCAGCCCTGGGGCGGCTACACCGGCTATTTCGCGGATCCCGACGGCTTCCGCTGGGAGGTCGCCTACAACCCCACCTGGGCGGTCGACGACGCCGGCCGGGTCTCGCTCTAA
- a CDS encoding methylenetetrahydrofolate reductase, with amino-acid sequence MTVHSLSTTSPALRPAGAASALPTRLEIIPTDGIVPGIQASLPAGSTLTVTCLPHHGVKPTMQTAVQLRRLGYDVVPHLAARSLEDRAQLAGILRDCEDSGITDVFAIGGDAAHAAGPYDTGARLMEDIADLSGGQIAIGVAGYPEGHPRRNPLHMLDALLEKQHLATHVVTQMCFSAARISCYVELLRREGVALPVWAGVAGQVPRTRLISLATKIGVGPSLRFISRKGPLARRLLNGGNYSPEGLVSELSAAAPALAGIHLYTFNSLEPYAAAGGPGLAAG; translated from the coding sequence GTGACAGTCCATTCACTTTCAACCACTTCCCCTGCGCTCCGGCCCGCCGGGGCCGCCAGCGCGCTGCCCACGCGGCTGGAGATTATTCCCACGGACGGCATCGTGCCCGGAATCCAGGCGAGCCTCCCGGCAGGCTCGACGCTCACGGTGACGTGCCTGCCTCACCACGGCGTCAAACCCACGATGCAGACGGCGGTGCAGCTTCGCCGGCTGGGCTATGACGTGGTGCCGCACCTTGCCGCACGCAGCCTCGAGGACCGCGCACAGCTCGCCGGCATCCTCAGGGACTGCGAGGATTCCGGGATCACCGATGTCTTCGCCATCGGCGGCGACGCGGCGCACGCCGCCGGCCCCTACGACACCGGTGCCCGGCTCATGGAGGACATCGCCGACCTCTCCGGCGGGCAGATCGCGATCGGCGTCGCCGGCTACCCGGAGGGCCATCCGCGCCGGAATCCGCTGCATATGCTCGACGCACTGCTGGAAAAACAGCATCTGGCCACGCACGTGGTGACGCAGATGTGTTTCTCCGCCGCCAGGATCAGCTGCTACGTGGAGCTGTTGCGCCGGGAAGGCGTCGCCCTGCCGGTGTGGGCCGGAGTGGCCGGTCAGGTGCCCCGGACCAGGCTCATCTCCCTGGCCACCAAGATCGGCGTGGGTCCCTCATTGCGCTTTATCAGCCGGAAGGGTCCGCTCGCCCGGCGGCTCCTGAACGGCGGCAACTACTCACCCGAAGGCCTGGTGTCCGAGCTGTCAGCGGCCGCCCCGGCCCTGGCCGGCATCCACCTCTACACCTTCAATAGCCTGGAACCGTACGCAGCCGCTGGCGGCCCCGGACTCGCCGCCGGCTAG